Proteins found in one uncultured Desulfuromonas sp. genomic segment:
- a CDS encoding transposase — MSRVVVSGYPHHITQRGNRRQETFFCDDDYRAYIELMSEWLSKHQVEIWAWCLMPNHVHLIAVPHTQEGLARSIGEAHRRYTRRINFREKWRGHLWQERFASFPMDETHLLAAVRYVEMNPVTANIVEQPENYPWSSARAHLAGKDDELVKVKPLLEKVGDWRNFLTRLSDQDHELMKKHERTGRPLGQASFVDHLELMTGRMLRPQRPGPKKKGTQS; from the coding sequence ATCTCACGTGTCGTAGTTTCGGGCTACCCTCATCACATTACGCAGCGCGGAAACCGACGGCAGGAAACTTTTTTCTGCGACGATGATTACCGCGCTTATATCGAACTCATGTCTGAATGGCTCAGCAAGCATCAGGTTGAGATCTGGGCGTGGTGTCTGATGCCCAACCATGTTCACTTGATTGCAGTGCCGCACACTCAGGAAGGGTTGGCTCGATCCATTGGTGAAGCACACCGGCGATATACCCGTCGGATCAACTTCCGCGAGAAGTGGCGCGGACATCTTTGGCAGGAACGCTTTGCGTCCTTCCCCATGGATGAGACCCACCTGCTGGCGGCGGTGCGCTATGTCGAGATGAATCCGGTGACGGCAAATATTGTTGAGCAGCCGGAAAATTATCCTTGGAGCAGTGCACGGGCGCACCTTGCGGGCAAAGACGATGAGCTGGTCAAGGTGAAGCCACTTCTGGAAAAGGTTGGAGACTGGCGTAACTTCCTTACGCGTCTATCCGATCAGGATCATGAATTGATGAAAAAGCACGAACGCACCGGAAGACCTCTCGGGCAAGCTTCATTTGTCGATCATCTGGAGCTGATGACGGGACGGATGCTGCGCCCGCAAAGGCCCGGCCCAAAAAAGAAGGGAACACAAAGTTAA